Proteins found in one Perca fluviatilis chromosome 9, GENO_Pfluv_1.0, whole genome shotgun sequence genomic segment:
- the cbr4 gene encoding carbonyl reductase family member 4 isoform X1: MATSLSARSCPVVTCSAAVSPAHLCGVLLSAMSRLAAVCGGSRGIGKAVSRLLAEKGCRLAVLSRDGDAARATVASLHGADHVAFSCDVSKEQEVQKTFESIQKTCGNISYLVNAAGINRDALLLRAKPEDMVAVLHTNLLGTVLTCRAALRCMLHTQGAAIVNIGSVVGLKGNAGQCVYSASKAGLEGFTRSLAKEVASRNVRVNLLAPGFIRTDMTAGLKEEDGVRSIPLGRFGEPEEVAQAVLFLLESSYVTGQVLVVDGGLQLAM; encoded by the exons atggcGACGTCCTTAAGCGCCCGCTCTTG tcctGTGGTGACGTGCAGTGCTGCGGTCTCTCCTGCACACCTGTGTGGTGTCCTGCTGTCCGCCATGTCCAGGCTGGCAGCGGTGTGTGGGGGCTCCAGGGGCATTGGGAAGGCTGTGTCCCGCCTGCTGGCAGAGAAGGGCTGCAGGCTGGCTGTTCTATCCAGGGACGGAGATGCTGCCCGGGCCACTGTGGCATCTCTACATGGAG CTGACCACGTGGCTTTCAGCTGTGATGTCTCTAAAGAGCAGGAGGTGCAGAAAACCTTTGAGTCGATCCAGAAGACCTGTGGAAACATCTCTTATCTTGTAAATGCAGCGGGCATCAACAG GGATGCTCTGTTACTGAGGGCCAAGCCGGAGGACATGGTGGCTGTGCTTCACACCAACCTGCTGGGCACCGTGCTGACCTGCAGGGCAGCACTGCGCTGCATGCTGCACACCCAGGGAGCCGCCATTGTTAATATAG GCTCTGTTGTGGGCCTGAAAGGGAATGCTGGCCAGTGTGTCTACAGTGCCAGTAAAGCCGGTCTAGAGGGCTTCACGCGCTCTTTGGCTAAAGAAGTCGCTTCACGCAATGTCAGAGTTAACCTGCTCGCTCCCG GTTTCATTCGCACCGACATGACCGCAGGGCTGAAGGAGGAGGACGGGGTGCGCTCTATCCCACTGGGGAGATTTGGCGAGCCGGAGGAGGTAGCCCAGGCTGTCCTCTTCCTTTTGGAGTCTTCCTACGTTACAGGACAGGTGCTGGTGGTGGATGGAGGACTGCAGCTGGCCATGTAA
- the palld gene encoding palladin isoform X10 has product MQASTFNYARPKQFIAAQSPGGAGYVTQSSGSSGSNLSSPLSPPTSHKPFTRVTVPPFTKAGSVESPSSPSFPPPPPPFFSSSNLSSPSGPGQDFPPPPPPPPPPVSMSPALSDMSSPFSSVPPSPASSFLSSVLPSTPSSPSSPIVNANALGLPKGNGTVKAFPRKSSVTRTPRLASDSDIQGSKDAVIQDLERKLRFKEERISNGQQKLTYEEKMARRLLGADNAATVLNTQDTEEEPVTQEDESSDRGYFPQKEYKVSSFEQRLISEIEFRLERSPVEESDDDVQHDEDSAGRGKAPSFDQKLKHYKVFEGMPVTFSCKVHGDPKPKVYWFKDGKQISKRSEHYRISRDADGTCSLHTAAASLDDDGNYTIMAGNPEGRVSCTGRMMVQAVNQRGRSQRSTPGHMRRPRSRSRDSGDENDNIQERHFRPHFLQAPGDLIVQEGRLCRMDCKVSGLPTPDLIWQLNGQTIRPDSAHKMLVRENGVHSLVIEPVTSRDAGIYTCIASNRAGQNSFNLELIVAAKEMHKAPSFVEKLQNTSVAEGHPVRLECRVAGVPYPQIFWKRENESLTHNTDRISMHQDNCGYLCMIIQPAMKEDAGWYTVSAKNDAGIVSSTARLDVHTQWQQPNLPRPKKVRPSTSRYAALTERGLDVKAAFFPDSSPLQPGGLVESDDL; this is encoded by the exons ATGCAGGCCAGCACCTTCAACTACGCCCGGCCCAAGCAGTTCATCGCAGCCCAGAGCCCCGGCGGGGCGGGCTACGTCACCCAGTCCTCTGGCTCCTCGGGGTCCAACCTGTCCTCCCCCCTGTCTCCTCCCACCTCACACAAGCCCTTCACCCGGGTCACCGTGCCCCCCTTCACCAAGGCCGGCAGCGTGGAGTCTCCCAGCTCTCCCTCCTTCCCGCCTCCACCGCCGCCCTTCTTTAGCTCCAGCAACCTGTCCTCTCCATCAGGCCCTGGCCAAGacttccctcctcctccgcctcccCCCCCTCCGCCCGTCTCCATGTCTCCGGCCCTCTCAGATATGTCCTCGCCGTTTTCTTCCGTCCCTCCGTCTCCAGCCTCCAGCTTCCTGTCCTCAGTGTTGCCCTCCACGCCTTCCTCCCCCAGCAGTCCTATAGTCAACGCCAACGCCCTGGGCCTTCCTAAAGGCAACGGCACTGT CAAAGCGTTCCCCAGGAAGTCCTCGGTCACCAGGACGCCCCGCCTGGCCTCTGACTCTGACATCCAAGGATCCAAGGACGCCGTCATCCAGGACTTGGAGAGAAAACTGCGCTTTAAAGAGGAACGCATAAGCAATGgtcaacag AAGTTAACCTATGAGGAGAAGATGGCTCGCAGACTGCTGGGTGCTGACAACGCTGCCACAGTCttaaacacacaggacacagaggAGGAGCCAGTCACACAG GAAGACGAGTCATCTGATAGAGGATATTTCCCTCAAAAG GAATACAAAGTGTCCAGCTTCGAGCAGCGTCTGATCAGTGAGATTGAATTCCGTCTAGAGCGTTCACCGGTGGAGGAATCGGACGACGACGTGCAGCACGATGAAGACTCAGCCGGGCGGGGGAAGGCACCATCCTTCGACCAGAAGCTCAAACACTACAAAGTCTTCGAGGGCATGCCCGTCACCTTCTCCTGCAAGGTCCACGGAGACCCCAAACCAAAG GTCTACTGGTTTAAAGATGGCAAGCAAATCTCCAAGAGGAGCGAGCACTACAGGATCAGCCGCGACGCTGATGGAACCTGCTCCCTGCACACCGCTGCAGCCTCGCTCGATGACGACGGCAACTACACCATCATGGCGGGCAACCCCGAG GGCAGGGTGAGCTGCACCGGCAGGATGATGGTGCAGGCCGTGAACCAGCGAGGCCGAAGCCAACGCTCCACACCTGGACACATGCGCAG gcccAGGTCCAGGTCTAGAGACAGCGGGGATGAGAACGATAACATCCAAGAGCGCCACTTCCGCCCCCACTTCCTGCAGGCGCCCGGTGACCTCATAGTTCAGGAGGGCCGACTCTGCCGGATGGACTGCAAG GTGAGCGGCCTGCCCACTCCTGACCTCATCTGGCAGCTGAACGGGCAGACCATCCGGCCCGACTCTGCCCATAAGATGCTGGTGAGGGAAAACGGTGTGCACTCATTGGTCATCGAGCCCGTGACTAGCCGCGACGCAGGCATCTACACCTGCATCGCCAGCAACCGAGCCGGGCAGAACTCCTTTAACCTGGAACTCATTGTTGCAG CCAAAGAGATGCACAAGGCCCCTTCATTCGTTGAGAAGCTGCAGAACACAAGTGTGGCTGAGGGTCATCCTGTGCGACTGGAGTGCCGTGTCGCAGGGGTCCCTTACCCCCAAATCTTCTGGAAAAGGGAGAATGAGTCATTAACTCACAACACAGATAGAATCAG catgcaccagGACAACTGTGGCTACCTGTGTATGATCATCCAGCCAGCCATGAAAGAAGATGCTGGCTGGTACACCGTGTCAGCCAAGAATGACGCCGGCATCGTATCCAGCACCGCACGCCTCGATGTCCACA CTCAGTGGCAGCAGCCTAACCTCCCCAGGCCCAAGAAGGTGCGTCCCTCCACCAGCCGCTACGCCGCTCTGACAGAGAGAGGGCTGGACGTGAAGGCAGCATTCTTCCCTGACTCCAGCCCGCTGCAGCCTGGCGGCCTGGTGGAAAGTGATGACCTGTAg
- the cbr4 gene encoding carbonyl reductase family member 4 isoform X2 has protein sequence MSRLAAVCGGSRGIGKAVSRLLAEKGCRLAVLSRDGDAARATVASLHGADHVAFSCDVSKEQEVQKTFESIQKTCGNISYLVNAAGINRDALLLRAKPEDMVAVLHTNLLGTVLTCRAALRCMLHTQGAAIVNIGSVVGLKGNAGQCVYSASKAGLEGFTRSLAKEVASRNVRVNLLAPGFIRTDMTAGLKEEDGVRSIPLGRFGEPEEVAQAVLFLLESSYVTGQVLVVDGGLQLAM, from the exons ATGTCCAGGCTGGCAGCGGTGTGTGGGGGCTCCAGGGGCATTGGGAAGGCTGTGTCCCGCCTGCTGGCAGAGAAGGGCTGCAGGCTGGCTGTTCTATCCAGGGACGGAGATGCTGCCCGGGCCACTGTGGCATCTCTACATGGAG CTGACCACGTGGCTTTCAGCTGTGATGTCTCTAAAGAGCAGGAGGTGCAGAAAACCTTTGAGTCGATCCAGAAGACCTGTGGAAACATCTCTTATCTTGTAAATGCAGCGGGCATCAACAG GGATGCTCTGTTACTGAGGGCCAAGCCGGAGGACATGGTGGCTGTGCTTCACACCAACCTGCTGGGCACCGTGCTGACCTGCAGGGCAGCACTGCGCTGCATGCTGCACACCCAGGGAGCCGCCATTGTTAATATAG GCTCTGTTGTGGGCCTGAAAGGGAATGCTGGCCAGTGTGTCTACAGTGCCAGTAAAGCCGGTCTAGAGGGCTTCACGCGCTCTTTGGCTAAAGAAGTCGCTTCACGCAATGTCAGAGTTAACCTGCTCGCTCCCG GTTTCATTCGCACCGACATGACCGCAGGGCTGAAGGAGGAGGACGGGGTGCGCTCTATCCCACTGGGGAGATTTGGCGAGCCGGAGGAGGTAGCCCAGGCTGTCCTCTTCCTTTTGGAGTCTTCCTACGTTACAGGACAGGTGCTGGTGGTGGATGGAGGACTGCAGCTGGCCATGTAA
- the palld gene encoding palladin isoform X9 — translation MTAYHTQIIVLCILSLHWLVWRTENIEEETGNYRNASQLKQLQDQILLEQQEAASWQQQQEQPSQEILPPPQQQEAPPPAPPSPPLPPPPSFQELESSTAMQASTFNYARPKQFIAAQSPGGAGYVTQSSGSSGSNLSSPLSPPTSHKPFTRVTVPPFTKAGSVESPSSPSFPPPPPPFFSSSNLSSPSGPGQDFPPPPPPPPPPVSMSPALSDMSSPFSSVPPSPASSFLSSVLPSTPSSPSSPIVNANALGLPKGNGTVKAFPRKSSVTRTPRLASDSDIQGSKDAVIQDLERKLRFKEERISNGQQKLTYEEKMARRLLGADNAATVLNTQDTEEEPVTQEDESSDRGYFPQKEYKVSSFEQRLISEIEFRLERSPVEESDDDVQHDEDSAGRGKAPSFDQKLKHYKVFEGMPVTFSCKVHGDPKPKVYWFKDGKQISKRSEHYRISRDADGTCSLHTAAASLDDDGNYTIMAGNPEGRVSCTGRMMVQAVNQRGRSQRSTPGHMRRPRSRSRDSGDENDNIQERHFRPHFLQAPGDLIVQEGRLCRMDCKVSGLPTPDLIWQLNGQTIRPDSAHKMLVRENGVHSLVIEPVTSRDAGIYTCIASNRAGQNSFNLELIVAAKEMHKAPSFVEKLQNTSVAEGHPVRLECRVAGVPYPQIFWKRENESLTHNTDRISMHQDNCGYLCMIIQPAMKEDAGWYTVSAKNDAGIVSSTARLDVHTQWQQPNLPRPKKVRPSTSRYAALTERGLDVKAAFFPDSSPLQPGGLVESDDL, via the exons AACTGAGAATATAGAGGAGGAGACAGGAAATTACAG GAACGCGTCCCAGCTGAAgcagctgcaggaccagatTCTACTGGAGCAACAGGAAGCAGCcagctggcagcagcagcaggaacaGCCGAGCCAGGAAATCCTGCCTCCACCCCAGCAACAAGAAGCACCTCCACCTGCTCCACCATCCCCACCTctcccacctcctccctccttccagGAGTTGGAGAGCAGCACCGCCATGCAGGCCAGCACCTTCAACTACGCCCGGCCCAAGCAGTTCATCGCAGCCCAGAGCCCCGGCGGGGCGGGCTACGTCACCCAGTCCTCTGGCTCCTCGGGGTCCAACCTGTCCTCCCCCCTGTCTCCTCCCACCTCACACAAGCCCTTCACCCGGGTCACCGTGCCCCCCTTCACCAAGGCCGGCAGCGTGGAGTCTCCCAGCTCTCCCTCCTTCCCGCCTCCACCGCCGCCCTTCTTTAGCTCCAGCAACCTGTCCTCTCCATCAGGCCCTGGCCAAGacttccctcctcctccgcctcccCCCCCTCCGCCCGTCTCCATGTCTCCGGCCCTCTCAGATATGTCCTCGCCGTTTTCTTCCGTCCCTCCGTCTCCAGCCTCCAGCTTCCTGTCCTCAGTGTTGCCCTCCACGCCTTCCTCCCCCAGCAGTCCTATAGTCAACGCCAACGCCCTGGGCCTTCCTAAAGGCAACGGCACTGT CAAAGCGTTCCCCAGGAAGTCCTCGGTCACCAGGACGCCCCGCCTGGCCTCTGACTCTGACATCCAAGGATCCAAGGACGCCGTCATCCAGGACTTGGAGAGAAAACTGCGCTTTAAAGAGGAACGCATAAGCAATGgtcaacag AAGTTAACCTATGAGGAGAAGATGGCTCGCAGACTGCTGGGTGCTGACAACGCTGCCACAGTCttaaacacacaggacacagaggAGGAGCCAGTCACACAG GAAGACGAGTCATCTGATAGAGGATATTTCCCTCAAAAG GAATACAAAGTGTCCAGCTTCGAGCAGCGTCTGATCAGTGAGATTGAATTCCGTCTAGAGCGTTCACCGGTGGAGGAATCGGACGACGACGTGCAGCACGATGAAGACTCAGCCGGGCGGGGGAAGGCACCATCCTTCGACCAGAAGCTCAAACACTACAAAGTCTTCGAGGGCATGCCCGTCACCTTCTCCTGCAAGGTCCACGGAGACCCCAAACCAAAG GTCTACTGGTTTAAAGATGGCAAGCAAATCTCCAAGAGGAGCGAGCACTACAGGATCAGCCGCGACGCTGATGGAACCTGCTCCCTGCACACCGCTGCAGCCTCGCTCGATGACGACGGCAACTACACCATCATGGCGGGCAACCCCGAG GGCAGGGTGAGCTGCACCGGCAGGATGATGGTGCAGGCCGTGAACCAGCGAGGCCGAAGCCAACGCTCCACACCTGGACACATGCGCAG gcccAGGTCCAGGTCTAGAGACAGCGGGGATGAGAACGATAACATCCAAGAGCGCCACTTCCGCCCCCACTTCCTGCAGGCGCCCGGTGACCTCATAGTTCAGGAGGGCCGACTCTGCCGGATGGACTGCAAG GTGAGCGGCCTGCCCACTCCTGACCTCATCTGGCAGCTGAACGGGCAGACCATCCGGCCCGACTCTGCCCATAAGATGCTGGTGAGGGAAAACGGTGTGCACTCATTGGTCATCGAGCCCGTGACTAGCCGCGACGCAGGCATCTACACCTGCATCGCCAGCAACCGAGCCGGGCAGAACTCCTTTAACCTGGAACTCATTGTTGCAG CCAAAGAGATGCACAAGGCCCCTTCATTCGTTGAGAAGCTGCAGAACACAAGTGTGGCTGAGGGTCATCCTGTGCGACTGGAGTGCCGTGTCGCAGGGGTCCCTTACCCCCAAATCTTCTGGAAAAGGGAGAATGAGTCATTAACTCACAACACAGATAGAATCAG catgcaccagGACAACTGTGGCTACCTGTGTATGATCATCCAGCCAGCCATGAAAGAAGATGCTGGCTGGTACACCGTGTCAGCCAAGAATGACGCCGGCATCGTATCCAGCACCGCACGCCTCGATGTCCACA CTCAGTGGCAGCAGCCTAACCTCCCCAGGCCCAAGAAGGTGCGTCCCTCCACCAGCCGCTACGCCGCTCTGACAGAGAGAGGGCTGGACGTGAAGGCAGCATTCTTCCCTGACTCCAGCCCGCTGCAGCCTGGCGGCCTGGTGGAAAGTGATGACCTGTAg